Sequence from the Sulfuracidifex tepidarius genome:
TCTTGGCTTAGATTTGTCGTCTCTTATTGCCTTAAGTGCCTCCTCCGGGTGCCTAGCAGGGTTTATTTGCGAATTGTAAACGTGGATTACCTTTCCTTCAGGCGATATCACGAAAGTGACCCTAGAGGGAGCTATGAACCCCTTTGCGCCGTAAAGTTCCCTTATCTTCCCGTCGTCGCTGACCAGGATGAAAGGCAATGAGAGCTTTTCCCTGAACCCCTTGTGAGATGAAGGTGGATCCGAGCTCACCCCTATTACAACAGCCCCTTCCTTCTCCAGTTCATCGTGTCTGTCCTTGAATGAGATGGCTTCCCTTGTACACCCCGG
This genomic interval carries:
- a CDS encoding peroxiredoxin; protein product: MKVNVGDIAPDFTAPTDDGREISLSQFRGRYVVLYFYPKDNTPGCTREAISFKDRHDELEKEGAVVIGVSSDPPSSHKGFREKLSLPFILVSDDGKIRELYGAKGFIAPSRVTFVISPEGKVIHVYNSQINPARHPEEALKAIRDDKSKPRS